In Salmo trutta chromosome 16, fSalTru1.1, whole genome shotgun sequence, a genomic segment contains:
- the LOC115150394 gene encoding trichohyalin isoform X1 — MAACVDVASGEVGQAGDVGVKPELGPKPCLIPKPFSLQRNTTFRSILAPKTPTTIPQPSQTTPTTSSKPEPCQPISAPVSDSSSVVKLDAESTTIPELTNALEVPSAITPKTKSTHTTEQNQTALSTSLTTPKSEPPASTTSDPTGTSEANQVSLSELDEHGPSDTGHSATGTEAVPSPSVTSTPLQLQSENTVSEPTPAVVRRHAGKDQAAHLGGGRKRLSMELTSRFESAGLSLPSQPPANQEREQVTMRETAVPKVSVLRAKEEEKVTDSPGSPSDPECRLKHSTPLKEERDGEGVKEEGEKKGSSIQRRISLLLDSSSRPEALTNREEVPRLIKQAVSSGGVKQRIKDWAADTPPVQASNQRVDVAPQPFPVRVHPVLTATVGSLATSKSVQLAPREDKASTLLHAGHSGIEDEEEDDEEEDEEVEEGEKEEDVVPLYKTEGMLLGQEDGGEKQELVVDQIGKEMEAKVKEEEKLAEVDQLKQLELEERQAEDERERERQKVVERERERQREEERDRERQRQEEERKREEEEERKRQREMEREMKRQRQREEERDRERQRDKEERERKRKEEKERERQIELEREKERQREEERDRERQRDKEERERNRKEEKERERQIELEREKERQREEERDREKQRDEEERERKRKEEERERQREMEREMKRQREEERDMERQRQEERDRERQREEEERKREEEEERERQIELERERERQREEEERKREEEEERKRQREMEREMKRQRQREEERDRERQRDEEERERNRKEEKERERQIELEREKERQREEERDRERQRDEEERERKRKEEKERERLIELEKERERQREEEERERKRKEEKERERQIELEKERERQREEEERERKRKEEKERERLIELEKERERQREEEERERKRKEEERERQIELEKERERQREEEERERKRKEEEGERQRELEKERERQREEEERERKRKEEEGERQREVERVKERKEGERGKLRMKEERLREKKREKLKEKGQEMEIQREEERMQEDEIKREEDWEKEEAESPIQFITLKPDQPSKPEPPSTSTTIPIIEPIPKEEKQPHIEVVYDDFSVKEEKPLIKMVYDDFSVKPRRWGSQARFLADRAQVESPSPGTEEPASLGSWEFDLQRTVVDTQEPAQESPVCVKPHPAERDLEGGVPTPKDGTENKKEEEKYKEEGTSMDTEEVQLTCYVGAEEGRDTEALIGGEPDKQYGGCDTRLSEDDCRQTTEDQISPVITPDEPDSTSPLEETEDQISPVITPDEPDSTSPLEETEDQISPVITPDEPDSTSPLEETEDQISSVIPPDEPDSTSPLEETEDPLPFPDISAPLLDTSVLRARAELRKSRRTRPTRAFRQSSTTIMLEEDPVIDWRFYDSSDKLDSLIRGVCESDEEQPRGREVCSQPSQPQRIALFSGMDPSALKAQLKKREGGGGGGGGGGGGGGGRAGGGEGVDTDRPTDRLAPSSSQLPRSPRRSSFLPRGSRVLPPVGNKGAGGDKSPSWLRELKSKKRSSQYNSEA; from the exons ATGGCAGCTTGTGTGGACGTGGCCTCTGGTGAGGTGGGCCAAGCAGGAGATGTAGGTGTCAAGCCTGAGCTTGGCCCCAAACCTTGCCTGATTCCCAAACCCTTTTCACTGCAGAGGAACACCACATTCCGCTCCATCCTAGCCCCAAAGACACCCACAACCATTCCACAGCCATCTCAGACCACGCCCACTACCTCCAGCAAACCAGAGCCTTGTCAGCCTATTAGTGCCCCTGTGTCTGACTCAAGCAGCGTTGTGAAACTTGATGCAGAGAGCACCACGATACCTGAACTGACCAATGCTCTCGAAGTTCCTTCAGCCATAACACCCAAAACCAAATCGACCCACACTACTGAACAAAACCAAACTGCTCTTTCCACATCCCTTACTACCCCAAAATCTGAGCCACCAGCTAGTACCACATCTGACCCAACTGGAACCTCAGAGGCAAATCAAGTCAGTCTATCTGAACTGGACGAACATGGCCCCTCTGATACAGGCCACTCCGCCACAGGAACTGAGGCTGTACCATCACCATCAGTCACCTCAACTCCTCTTCAACTGCAGTCTGAAAACACTGTGAGTGAGCCCACCCCTGCGGTCGTCAGGCGCCATGCTGGGAAGGATCAGGCAGCCCACTTGGGAGGAGGCAGGAAGCGGCTGTCCATGGAGCTCACCTCCAGGTTTGAGTCGGCCGGCCTCTCACTCCCCTCACAGCCACCAGCTAACCAGGAACGGGAACAGGTGACCATGAGAGAGACTGCAGTCCCCAAAGTGTCAGTCCTCAGGGcgaaagaggaagagaaggtcACTGATTCACCAGGGTCACCGTCTGACCCGGAGTGCAGACTCAAGCACTCAACACCActgaaggaagagagggatggagaaggggtgaaggaggaaggagaaaagaAAGGGAGCAGCATACAACGGAGGATCAGTCTGCTGCTGGACTCCTCCTCGAGGCCAGAGGCTCTGACCAATAGGGAAGAAGTACCACGTCTAATTAAACAAGCAGTCAGTTCTGGTGGTGTGAAACAGCGGATCAAAGACTGGGCAGCAGACACACCTCCTGTTCAGGCATCCAATCAGAGGGTGGATGTTGCCCCTCAACCATTCCCTGTCAGAGTTCACCCTGTGTTGACTGCCACTGTGGGGTCGTTGGCGACGAGCAAAAGTGTTCAGCTAGCTCCTCGAGAGGACAAGGCTTCCACCCTACTTCACGCTGGACATTCTGGGatagaagatgaggaggaggatgatgaagaggaggatgaggaagtggaggagggagagaaggaggaggacgtGGTACCACTCTACAAAACAGAAGGGATGCTTCTTGGACAGGAAGATGGAGGGGAAAAACAGGAGCTAGTGGTTGATCAAATAGGGAAAGAGATGGAGGctaaggtgaaagaggaggaaaaaCTTGCAGAAGTGGATCAATTAAAACAGCTGGAACTAGAAGAGAGACAGGCagaagatgagagggagagagaaagacaaaaagtagtggagagggaaagggagagacagagagaggaggagagggatagggagagacagagacaggaggaagagagaaagagggaagaagaggaggagagaaaaagacaaagagaaatggagagggaaatgaagagacagagacagagagaggaggaaagggatagggagagacagagagataaagaagagagagagagaaagaggaaagaagagaaggagagagaaagacagatagaacttgagagggaaaaggagcgacagagagaggaggagagggatagggagagacagagagataaagaagagagagagagaaataggaaagaagagaaggagagagaaagacagattgaacttgagagggaaaaggagcgacagagagaggaggagagggatagggagaaacagagagatgaagaagagagagagagaaagaggaaagaagaggagagagaaagacaaagagaaatggagagggaaatgaagagacagagagaggaggagagggatatgGAGCgacagagacaagaggagagggatagggagagacagagagaggaggaagagagaaagagggaagaagaggaggagagagaaagacagattgaacttgagagggaaagggagagacagagagaggaagaagagagaaagagggaagaagaggaggagagaaaaagacaaagagaaatggagagggaaatgaagagacagagacagagagaggaggaaagggatagggagagacagagagatgaagaagagagagagagaaataggaaagaagagaaggagagagaaagacagatagaacttgagagggaaaaggagcgacagagagaggaggagagggatagggagagacagagagatgaagaagagagagagagaaagaggaaagaagagaaggagagagaaagactgataGAACTtgagaaggaaagggagagacagagagaggaggaagagagagagagaaagaggaaagaagagaaggagagagaaagacagatagaaCTTGAaaaggaaagggagagacagagagaggaggaagagagagagagaaagaggaaagaagagaaggagagagaaagactgataGAACTTGAaaaggaaagggagagacagagagaggaggaagagagagagagaaagaggaaagaagaggagagagaaagacagatagaacttgagaaggaaagggagagacagagagaagaggaagagagagagagaaagaggaaagaagaggagggagaaagacagagagaacttgagaaggaaagggagagacagagagaagaggaagagagagagagaaagaggaaagaagaggagggagaaagacagagagaagtggAAAGGGTaaaggagagaaaggaaggagagagggggaagcttaggatgaaagaggagagattgagagagaagaaAAGGGAGAAACTCAAAGAAAAAGGGCAAGAAATggaaatacagagagaggaggaaaggatgCAGGAAgatgagataaagagagaagaaGATTGGGAGAAAGAAGAAGCAGAGTCCCCAATCCAATTCATCACTCTTAAACCTGACCAACCTTCCAAGCCAGAGCCTCCTTCTACCTCAACTACCATCCCCATCATAGAACCCATACCAAAGGAAGAGAAGCAGCCTCACATCGAGGTGGTCTACGACGACTTCTCTGTCAAAGAGGAGAAGCCTCTTATCAAGATGGTCTATGATGATTTCTCCGTCAAGCCCCGGCGGTGGGGGTCTCAGGCCAGGTTCCTTGCTGACCGTGCCCAGGTCGAGTCACCCTCCCCTGGAACAGAGGAGCCTGCGTCACTGGGCTCCTGGGAATTCGACCTCCAGAGAACCGTTGTTGACACCCAGGAGCCAGCCCAAGAGAGTCCAGTTTGTGTCAAACCTCACCCAGCCGAGAGGGACCTAGAGGGGGGAGTCCCCACCCCGAAGGATGGGACAGAGAAtaagaaggaggaagagaagtATAAGGAGGAGGGCACCAGCATGGACACGGAGGAG GTTCAGTTGACGTGTTATGTGGGGGCAGAAGAGGGACGTGACACAGAGGCTCTGATTGGTGGAGAGCCAGACAAGCAGTACGGGGGCTGTGACACGAGACTGTctgaggatgactg TCGGCAGACAACAGAGGACCAGATCTCGCCTGTCATCACACCAGATGAGCCTGACAGTACTTCTCCACTAGAAGAAACAGAGGACCAGATCTCGCCTGTCATCACACCAGATGAGCCTGACAGTACTTCTCCACTAGAAGAAACAGAGGACCAGATCTCGCCTGTCATCACACCAGATGAGCCTGACAGTACTTCTCCACTAGAAGAAACAGAGGACCAGATCTCGTCTGTTATCCCACCAGATGAGCCTGACAGTACTTCTCCACTAGAAGAAACAGAGGACCCATTACCCTTTCCTGAT ATCTCCGCCCCTCTATTGGACACCAGTGTTCTGCGTGCGAGGGCAGAGCTGAGGAAGAGTCGACGAACCCGCCCCACTCGAGCTTTCCGTCAGAGCTCTACCACAATAATGCTTGAGGAAGACCCAGTCATCGACTGGAGGTTCTATGACTCCTCAG ATAAGCTAGACTCTCTGATACGGGGGGTTTGTGAGTCTGATGAGGAGCAGcccagagggagggaggtttgTTCACAACCTTCCCAGCCCCAGAGAATAGCCCTCTTCTCTGGAATGGACCCGTCTGCCCTCAAG GCCCAACTGAAGAAGCgagaaggtggtggtggtggaggaggtggtggtggaggaggaggaggtggtagagCCGGTGGAGGTGAAGGAGTAGACACAGACCGTCCGACGGACAGACTTGCCCCGTCCTCCTCTCAGCTCCCCCGCTCTCCAAGACGTTCCTCCTTCCTCCCCAGGGGGTCACGAGTGCTGCCCCCTGTAGGTAACAAAGGTGCAGG
- the LOC115150394 gene encoding uncharacterized protein KIAA1671 isoform X2, with translation MQNLGGKLSSAQVQVSSWVGSVRRSLQGALNLVWKNDDEEDEVVKEDQEEEKVEEEEGEGGGGRFQRAVSPLRSFASQSRRSLRLFSVRSRQRMKLSRRAADTSAVQLTCYVGAEEGRDTEALIGGEPDKQYGGCDTRLSEDDCRQTTEDQISPVITPDEPDSTSPLEETEDQISPVITPDEPDSTSPLEETEDQISPVITPDEPDSTSPLEETEDQISSVIPPDEPDSTSPLEETEDPLPFPDISAPLLDTSVLRARAELRKSRRTRPTRAFRQSSTTIMLEEDPVIDWRFYDSSDKLDSLIRGVCESDEEQPRGREVCSQPSQPQRIALFSGMDPSALKAQLKKREGGGGGGGGGGGGGGGRAGGGEGVDTDRPTDRLAPSSSQLPRSPRRSSFLPRGSRVLPPVGNKGAGGDKSPSWLRELKSKKRSSQYNSEA, from the exons ATGCAGAACCTGGGCGGTAAACTGTCCTCCGCCCAGGTCCAGGTCTCTAGCTGGGTGGGCAGCGTGCGTCGTTCCCTACAGGGGGCACTGAACTTAGTCTGGAAaaatgatgatgaagaggatgaggTGGTGAAAGAAgatcaggaggaggagaaggtagaggaggaagagggagaaggtgGGGGCGGGAGGTTCCAGAGGGCCGTGTCTCCACTGCGTAGCTTTGCCTCCCAGAGCCGGCGATCTCTGAGGTTGTTCTCGGTCCGGAGTCGCCAGCGGATGAAGCTAAGTAGACGGGCAGCAGACACCAGCGCT GTTCAGTTGACGTGTTATGTGGGGGCAGAAGAGGGACGTGACACAGAGGCTCTGATTGGTGGAGAGCCAGACAAGCAGTACGGGGGCTGTGACACGAGACTGTctgaggatgactg TCGGCAGACAACAGAGGACCAGATCTCGCCTGTCATCACACCAGATGAGCCTGACAGTACTTCTCCACTAGAAGAAACAGAGGACCAGATCTCGCCTGTCATCACACCAGATGAGCCTGACAGTACTTCTCCACTAGAAGAAACAGAGGACCAGATCTCGCCTGTCATCACACCAGATGAGCCTGACAGTACTTCTCCACTAGAAGAAACAGAGGACCAGATCTCGTCTGTTATCCCACCAGATGAGCCTGACAGTACTTCTCCACTAGAAGAAACAGAGGACCCATTACCCTTTCCTGAT ATCTCCGCCCCTCTATTGGACACCAGTGTTCTGCGTGCGAGGGCAGAGCTGAGGAAGAGTCGACGAACCCGCCCCACTCGAGCTTTCCGTCAGAGCTCTACCACAATAATGCTTGAGGAAGACCCAGTCATCGACTGGAGGTTCTATGACTCCTCAG ATAAGCTAGACTCTCTGATACGGGGGGTTTGTGAGTCTGATGAGGAGCAGcccagagggagggaggtttgTTCACAACCTTCCCAGCCCCAGAGAATAGCCCTCTTCTCTGGAATGGACCCGTCTGCCCTCAAG GCCCAACTGAAGAAGCgagaaggtggtggtggtggaggaggtggtggtggaggaggaggaggtggtagagCCGGTGGAGGTGAAGGAGTAGACACAGACCGTCCGACGGACAGACTTGCCCCGTCCTCCTCTCAGCTCCCCCGCTCTCCAAGACGTTCCTCCTTCCTCCCCAGGGGGTCACGAGTGCTGCCCCCTGTAGGTAACAAAGGTGCAGG